One part of the Homo sapiens chromosome 19, GRCh38.p14 Primary Assembly genome encodes these proteins:
- the RTBDN gene encoding retbindin isoform 3 (isoform 3 is encoded by transcript variant 3), whose translation MDEALETQLKTSRGRFSATESLPTLELLSQVDMDCRVHMRPIGLTWVLQLTLAWILLEACGGSRPLQARSQQHHGLAADLGKGKLHLAGPCCPSEMDTTETSGPGNHPERCGVPSPECESFLEHLQRALRSRFRLRLLGVRQAQPLCEELCQAWFANCEDDITCGPTWLPLSEKRGCEPSCLTYGQAGVQWRDLSSMQPPPPGFK comes from the exons ATGGACGAAGCCCTAG AAACGCAGCTGAAGACGAGCAGAGGACGCTTCTCGGCTACAGAATCCCTCCCCACCTTGGAG CTCTTATCTCAGGTGGACATGGACTGCAGGGTCCACATGCGACCCATCGGCCTGACGTGGGTGCTGCAACTGACCTTGGCATGGATCCTGCTAGAAGCCTGTGGAGGGAGCCGCCCACTCCAAGCCAGGTCCCAGCAACACCATGGGCTGGCAGCTGATCTGGGCAAAGGCAAGCTGCACCTGGCAG GACCTTGTTGTCCCTCAGAGATGGACACAACAGAGACATCGGGCCCTGGAAACCATCCAGAACGCTGTGGAGTGCCGAGCCCTGA ATGCGAATCCTTCCTGGAACACCTCCAACGTGCCCTTCGCAGTCGCTTCCGCCTGCGGCTATTGGGGGTACGCCAGGCACAGCCGCTCTGCGAGGAGCTCTGCCAGGCCTG GTTCGCCAACTGCGAAGATGATATCACCTGCGGCCCGACTTGGCTCCCACTCTCAGAAAAAAGGGGCTGTGAGCCCAGCTGCCTTACCTATGGACAG gctggagtgcagtggcgcgatctcagctcgatgcaacctccgcctccggggttcaagtga
- the RTBDN gene encoding retbindin isoform 5 precursor (isoform 5 precursor is encoded by transcript variant 5) has product MARQVDMDCRVHMRPIGLTWVLQLTLAWILLEACGGSRPLQARSQQHHGLAADLGKGKLHLAGPCCPSEMDTTETSGPGNHPERCGVPSPECESFLEHLQRALRSRFRLRLLGVRQAQPLCEELCQAWFANCEDDITCGPTWLPLSEKRGCEPSCLTYGQTFADGTDLCRSALGHALPVAAPGARHCFNISISAVPRPRPGRRGREAPSRRSRSPRTSILDAAGSGSGSGSGSGP; this is encoded by the exons ATGGCCAGGCAG GTGGACATGGACTGCAGGGTCCACATGCGACCCATCGGCCTGACGTGGGTGCTGCAACTGACCTTGGCATGGATCCTGCTAGAAGCCTGTGGAGGGAGCCGCCCACTCCAAGCCAGGTCCCAGCAACACCATGGGCTGGCAGCTGATCTGGGCAAAGGCAAGCTGCACCTGGCAG GACCTTGTTGTCCCTCAGAGATGGACACAACAGAGACATCGGGCCCTGGAAACCATCCAGAACGCTGTGGAGTGCCGAGCCCTGA ATGCGAATCCTTCCTGGAACACCTCCAACGTGCCCTTCGCAGTCGCTTCCGCCTGCGGCTATTGGGGGTACGCCAGGCACAGCCGCTCTGCGAGGAGCTCTGCCAGGCCTG GTTCGCCAACTGCGAAGATGATATCACCTGCGGCCCGACTTGGCTCCCACTCTCAGAAAAAAGGGGCTGTGAGCCCAGCTGCCTTACCTATGGACAG ACCTTCGCAGACGGGACGGACCTTTGTCGCTCGGCTCTGGGCCACGCCCTACCGGTGGCTGCTCCTGGAGCCCGTCACTGCTTCAACATCTCCATCTCCGCGGTACCTCGTCCCAGACCAGGACGACGGGGCCGGGAAGCTCCCTCCCGGCGTTCCCGCAGCCCTCGCACCTCCATCCTGGACGCTGCGGGCAGCGGGAGTGGCAGTGGAAGCGGCAGCGGCCCCTAG
- the RTBDN gene encoding retbindin isoform 1 precursor (isoform 1 precursor is encoded by transcript variant 6), whose product MDCRVHMRPIGLTWVLQLTLAWILLEACGGSRPLQARSQQHHGLAADLGKGKLHLAGPCCPSEMDTTETSGPGNHPERCGVPSPECESFLEHLQRALRSRFRLRLLGVRQAQPLCEELCQAWFANCEDDITCGPTWLPLSEKRGCEPSCLTYGQTFADGTDLCRSALGHALPVAAPGARHCFNISISAVPRPRPGRRGREAPSRRSRSPRTSILDAAGSGSGSGSGSGP is encoded by the exons ATGGACTGCAGGGTCCACATGCGACCCATCGGCCTGACGTGGGTGCTGCAACTGACCTTGGCATGGATCCTGCTAGAAGCCTGTGGAGGGAGCCGCCCACTCCAAGCCAGGTCCCAGCAACACCATGGGCTGGCAGCTGATCTGGGCAAAGGCAAGCTGCACCTGGCAG GACCTTGTTGTCCCTCAGAGATGGACACAACAGAGACATCGGGCCCTGGAAACCATCCAGAACGCTGTGGAGTGCCGAGCCCTGA ATGCGAATCCTTCCTGGAACACCTCCAACGTGCCCTTCGCAGTCGCTTCCGCCTGCGGCTATTGGGGGTACGCCAGGCACAGCCGCTCTGCGAGGAGCTCTGCCAGGCCTG GTTCGCCAACTGCGAAGATGATATCACCTGCGGCCCGACTTGGCTCCCACTCTCAGAAAAAAGGGGCTGTGAGCCCAGCTGCCTTACCTATGGACAG ACCTTCGCAGACGGGACGGACCTTTGTCGCTCGGCTCTGGGCCACGCCCTACCGGTGGCTGCTCCTGGAGCCCGTCACTGCTTCAACATCTCCATCTCCGCGGTACCTCGTCCCAGACCAGGACGACGGGGCCGGGAAGCTCCCTCCCGGCGTTCCCGCAGCCCTCGCACCTCCATCCTGGACGCTGCGGGCAGCGGGAGTGGCAGTGGAAGCGGCAGCGGCCCCTAG
- the RTBDN gene encoding retbindin isoform 6 precursor (isoform 6 precursor is encoded by transcript variant 8), translating to MDCRVHMRPIGLTWVLQLTLAWILLEACGGSRPLQARSQQHHGLAADLGKGKLHLAEMDTTETSGPGNHPERCGVPSPECESFLEHLQRALRSRFRLRLLGVRQAQPLCEELCQAWFANCEDDITCGPTWLPLSEKRGCEPSCLTYGQTFADGTDLCRSALGHALPVAAPGARHCFNISISAVPRPRPGRRGREAPSRRSRSPRTSILDAAGSGSGSGSGSGP from the exons ATGGACTGCAGGGTCCACATGCGACCCATCGGCCTGACGTGGGTGCTGCAACTGACCTTGGCATGGATCCTGCTAGAAGCCTGTGGAGGGAGCCGCCCACTCCAAGCCAGGTCCCAGCAACACCATGGGCTGGCAGCTGATCTGGGCAAAGGCAAGCTGCACCTGGCAG AGATGGACACAACAGAGACATCGGGCCCTGGAAACCATCCAGAACGCTGTGGAGTGCCGAGCCCTGA ATGCGAATCCTTCCTGGAACACCTCCAACGTGCCCTTCGCAGTCGCTTCCGCCTGCGGCTATTGGGGGTACGCCAGGCACAGCCGCTCTGCGAGGAGCTCTGCCAGGCCTG GTTCGCCAACTGCGAAGATGATATCACCTGCGGCCCGACTTGGCTCCCACTCTCAGAAAAAAGGGGCTGTGAGCCCAGCTGCCTTACCTATGGACAG ACCTTCGCAGACGGGACGGACCTTTGTCGCTCGGCTCTGGGCCACGCCCTACCGGTGGCTGCTCCTGGAGCCCGTCACTGCTTCAACATCTCCATCTCCGCGGTACCTCGTCCCAGACCAGGACGACGGGGCCGGGAAGCTCCCTCCCGGCGTTCCCGCAGCCCTCGCACCTCCATCCTGGACGCTGCGGGCAGCGGGAGTGGCAGTGGAAGCGGCAGCGGCCCCTAG
- the RNASEH2A gene encoding ribonuclease H2 subunit A, which translates to MDLSELERDNTGRCRLSSPVPAVCRKEPCVLGVDEAGRGPVLGPMVYAICYCPLPRLADLEALKVADSKTLLESERERLFAKMEDTDFVGWALDVLSPNLISTSMLGRVKYNLNSLSHDTATGLIQYALDQGVNVTQVFVDTVGMPETYQARLQQSFPGIEVTVKAKADALYPVVSAASICAKVARDQAVKKWQFVEKLQDLDTDYGSGYPNDPKTKAWLKEHVEPVFGFPQFVRFSWRTAQTILEKEAEDVIWEDSASENQEGLRKITSYFLNEGSQARPRSSHRYFLERGLESATSL; encoded by the exons ATGGATCTCAGCGAGCTGGAGAGAGACAATACAGGCCGCTGTCGCCTGAGTTCGCCTGTGCCCGCGGTGTGCCGCAAGGAGCCTTGCGTCCTGGGCGTCGATGAGGCGGGCAGGGGCCCCGTGCTGG GCCCCATGGTCTACGCCATCTGTTATTGTCCCCTGCCTCGCCTGGCAGATCTGGAGGCGCTGAAAGTGGCAG ACTCAAAGACCCTATTGGAGAGCGAGCGGGAAAGGCTGTTTGCGAAAATGGAGGACACGGACTTTGTCGGCTGGGCGCTGGATGTGCTGTCtccaaacctcatctctaccagcATGCTTGGGCG GGTCAAATACAACCTGAACTCCCTGTCACATGATACAGCCACTGGGCTTATACAGTATGCATTGGACCAGGGCGTGAACGTCACCCAG GTATTCGTGGACACCGTAGGGATGCCAGAGACATACCAGGCGCGGCTGCAGCAAAGTTTTCCCGGGATTGAGGTGACGGTCAAGGCCAAAGCAGATGCCCTCTACCCGGTGGTTAGTGCTGCCAGCATCTGTGCCAAG GTGGCCCGGGACCAGGCCGTGAAGAAATGGCAGTTCGTGGAGAAACTGCAGGACTTGGATACTGATTATGGCTCAGGCTACCCCAATG ATCCCAAGACAAAAGCGTGGTTGAAGGAGCACGTGGAGCCTGTGTTCGGCTTCCCCCAGTTTGTCCGGTTCAGCTGGCGCACGGCCCAGACCATCCTGGAGAAAGAGGCGGAAGATGTTATATG GGAGGACTCAGCATCCGAGAATCAGGAGGGACTCAGGAAGATCACATCCTACTTCCTCAATGAAGGGTCCCAAGCCCGTCCCCGTTCTTCCCACCGATATTTCCTGGAACGCGGCCTGGAGTCAGCAACCAGCCTCTAG
- the RTBDN gene encoding retbindin isoform 2 (isoform 2 is encoded by transcript variant 2) — MDEALETQLKTSRGRFSATESLPTLELLSQVDMDCRVHMRPIGLTWVLQLTLAWILLEACGGSRPLQARSQQHHGLAADLGKGKLHLAGPCCPSEMDTTETSGPGNHPERCGVPSPECESFLEHLQRALRSRFRLRLLGVRQAQPLCEELCQAWFANCEDDITCGPTWLPLSEKRGCEPSCLTYGQTFADGTDLCRSALGHALPVAAPGARHCFNISISAVPRPRPGRRGREAPSRRSRSPRTSILDAAGSGSGSGSGSGP; from the exons ATGGACGAAGCCCTAG AAACGCAGCTGAAGACGAGCAGAGGACGCTTCTCGGCTACAGAATCCCTCCCCACCTTGGAG CTCTTATCTCAGGTGGACATGGACTGCAGGGTCCACATGCGACCCATCGGCCTGACGTGGGTGCTGCAACTGACCTTGGCATGGATCCTGCTAGAAGCCTGTGGAGGGAGCCGCCCACTCCAAGCCAGGTCCCAGCAACACCATGGGCTGGCAGCTGATCTGGGCAAAGGCAAGCTGCACCTGGCAG GACCTTGTTGTCCCTCAGAGATGGACACAACAGAGACATCGGGCCCTGGAAACCATCCAGAACGCTGTGGAGTGCCGAGCCCTGA ATGCGAATCCTTCCTGGAACACCTCCAACGTGCCCTTCGCAGTCGCTTCCGCCTGCGGCTATTGGGGGTACGCCAGGCACAGCCGCTCTGCGAGGAGCTCTGCCAGGCCTG GTTCGCCAACTGCGAAGATGATATCACCTGCGGCCCGACTTGGCTCCCACTCTCAGAAAAAAGGGGCTGTGAGCCCAGCTGCCTTACCTATGGACAG ACCTTCGCAGACGGGACGGACCTTTGTCGCTCGGCTCTGGGCCACGCCCTACCGGTGGCTGCTCCTGGAGCCCGTCACTGCTTCAACATCTCCATCTCCGCGGTACCTCGTCCCAGACCAGGACGACGGGGCCGGGAAGCTCCCTCCCGGCGTTCCCGCAGCCCTCGCACCTCCATCCTGGACGCTGCGGGCAGCGGGAGTGGCAGTGGAAGCGGCAGCGGCCCCTAG
- the THSD8 gene encoding thrombospondin type-1 domain-containing protein 8 precursor — translation MARTPGALLLAPLLLLQLATPALVYQDYQYLGQQGEGDSWEQLRLQHLKEVEDSILGPWGKWRCLCDLGKQERSREVVGTAPGPVFMDPEKLIQLRPCRQRDCPSCKPFDCDWRL, via the exons ATGGCGCGGACCCCGGGGGCGCTGCTGCTGGCGCCTCTGCTACTCCTGCAGCTGGCGACCCCTGCCCTGGTCTACCAGGACTATCAGTACTTAGGGCAGCAGGGCGAAGGTGACAGCTGGGAGCAGCTGAGGCTGCAGCATCTAAAGG AAGTCGAGGACTCAATCCTTGGCCCGTGGGGAAAGTGGCGGTGTCTCTGCGACCTGGGCAAGCAGGAGCGCAGCCGCGAGGTAGTGGGCACAGCGCCGGGCCCGGTTTTCATGGACCCGGAGAAGCTGATCCAGTTACGGCCCTGCCGGCAACGGGATTGTCCATCCTGCAAGCCCTTCGACTGCGACTGGAGGCTCTGA